Proteins from a genomic interval of Rhodococcoides fascians A25f:
- the pheS gene encoding phenylalanine--tRNA ligase subunit alpha, whose amino-acid sequence MAKKDVGPEPVDPSVLEESALGSAVDSAEQAFADATNLDALTKVKIDHVGGKAPLALAQRALGSIPGEQKADAGKRVKAARDRVQKAFDERRAILSAERDAAILVAETIDVTLPTGRAPVGARHPITIIAEQVADVFVGMGWEVEEGPEVETEHFNFDALNFLPDHPARTMQDTFHIAPEGSRQVLRTHTSPVQVRSMLSRELPIYVVCPGRTFRTDELDTTHTPVFHQVEGLAIDKGLTMAHLRGTLDAFAKALFGNDTRTRMRPNYFPFTEPSAEVDVWFPKKKGGAGWVEWGGCGMVNPKVLQASGIDPEVYTGFAFGMGLERTLQFRNDIPDMRDIVEGDIRFTLPFGVRA is encoded by the coding sequence GTGGCGAAGAAAGATGTCGGACCCGAGCCGGTAGATCCGAGCGTTTTGGAGGAATCTGCGCTCGGATCCGCAGTGGACTCGGCGGAGCAGGCGTTCGCCGACGCAACGAATCTCGATGCCTTGACCAAGGTCAAGATCGACCACGTGGGGGGCAAGGCTCCGTTGGCGCTGGCGCAGCGCGCACTCGGATCTATACCGGGTGAGCAGAAGGCCGACGCGGGCAAACGCGTCAAGGCAGCGCGCGACCGGGTGCAGAAGGCCTTCGACGAGCGACGTGCCATTCTTTCGGCCGAGCGGGACGCGGCAATCCTGGTGGCTGAAACCATCGACGTGACGCTACCGACCGGCCGGGCTCCGGTCGGTGCTCGGCATCCCATCACGATCATCGCCGAACAGGTTGCGGACGTCTTCGTCGGAATGGGCTGGGAGGTCGAAGAAGGCCCCGAGGTCGAGACCGAACACTTCAATTTCGACGCGCTCAACTTCCTGCCCGACCACCCGGCGCGCACGATGCAGGACACGTTCCACATCGCGCCCGAGGGATCGCGGCAGGTGTTGCGCACTCATACCTCGCCGGTGCAGGTGCGGTCGATGCTATCCCGTGAACTTCCGATCTACGTGGTCTGCCCGGGGCGGACATTCCGCACGGACGAACTCGACACGACGCACACTCCGGTCTTCCATCAGGTCGAGGGTCTCGCCATCGACAAGGGTCTGACCATGGCGCACCTGCGCGGAACGCTGGATGCGTTCGCCAAAGCGTTGTTCGGCAACGACACCCGCACGCGGATGCGGCCGAACTACTTCCCGTTCACCGAGCCGTCGGCCGAGGTCGATGTGTGGTTCCCCAAGAAGAAGGGCGGGGCCGGTTGGGTCGAGTGGGGTGGCTGCGGGATGGTCAACCCGAAGGTGTTGCAGGCCAGCGGCATCGACCCCGAGGTGTACACCGGATTCGCATTCGGAATGGGCCTCGAACGCACGCTTCAGTTCCGCAACGACATCCCGGACATGCGTGACATCGTCGAAGGCGACATCAGATTCACGCTGCCCTTCGGTGTTCGGGCCTGA